Within the Opitutaceae bacterium TAV5 genome, the region CCGCTCCCCCCTCACCGCCTTTACGCTGATCGAATTGCTCACCGTCATCGCCATTATCGGCATTCTTGCCGCGATTATGATTCCCACGGTCGGAGCGGTGCGCAAAAAGGCTAAAAACGTCACCGCCCAATCCAACCTCCGGCAGATATTCAACGCGTTCAAACTCTACGCGCTCGATAACAAGGACGAAATCTGCCCGGGAAACGACCCGCGCGAAACAGGCCGTATGCAACACTTCCCCTGCCATTTGCAGCGTTACATAAACCAGCCTTGGGTCGCCGGGTATCAAACGCAGAGAAACATATTTTACTGCCCCCATGAGCCCTCCCAGAGCAATCCTGACGCCTACCTGGAGGGCAGCTATACAATGAACTATTACTGCTCGGGCGAAGCAACACCCTTCCTGGGGATCATACAACCACGTCCCAAAAGATTCTCCGATTTCGAAAATCCCCAGCTCATGGCCTTTCTGTTTGAAAACATACTGGGCAAAAGTGGAAGCAGTATCGGAATGCACGCGGCCTACAATCCCGCCAACATCATGAAACACGACGACAAGACGCTGATTCTGTTTCTCGACGGCAGAACCCAGCTTCGCTCAACCATAGAACCATGGGATTCCGGCATGTGGATCATGCAACCTCCGCCAACAACACCACCGTCCCCCTGAGCTTCATCACATCCCCCGCTCGCACATTCAAGGCAATGTCACCCGCCAATAATATCATGAAGCTCATTCCCCCCGCCTCGTTAATATCACGGATGCTCCTCCCCGCAGTCCTGCTGATGGCCGTCCCCCTCCCCGCCCAAACAGGAAAAGATTACCTCCCCTATTACAGCATGGAGCTTGACAACCCCATCCTCAAAAAACGGCTGGAAACACAGGGAGGCATCGTCACCGCCGACGACGCGGACGGCAAACCCTGCCTGAAAGTGGAGATTTCCGGCGGACGGAACACCAAACGCATCACGATTCCCATCACCGCTCGCGGCGTGGAAATCCTCGCCACCGGAAAAGTGCGGGGGACGGCTATCAACAACGTCGCCCAAAATTACAATGGACTCAAATTCCAGCTCTATTATCAAGCCGCCGAGGGCGGCAAAACCCACCAGGATGCCGCCAATCTGCGAGGCACCTTCCCGTGGGCGGACATGGGTGTCATTGCCTACATCCCGGAAGACGCGCAAGCCGCCGCCCTCACCATCGGCCTGGAAGCGTGCGAGGGCACCGGCTTTTTCAGGGACATCGAAATCAAAACTCGCAAGGTGAATGCTCGCAAAACGGCAACCCTGCTCGCGCCGGAGAAGCTAACCTATAACAAAACCATCCTGCGCGGCATGATGTCGCC harbors:
- a CDS encoding N-terminal cleavage protein, with translation MKTSVVSRSPLTAFTLIELLTVIAIIGILAAIMIPTVGAVRKKAKNVTAQSNLRQIFNAFKLYALDNKDEICPGNDPRETGRMQHFPCHLQRYINQPWVAGYQTQRNIFYCPHEPSQSNPDAYLEGSYTMNYYCSGEATPFLGIIQPRPKRFSDFENPQLMAFLFENILGKSGSSIGMHAAYNPANIMKHDDKTLILFLDGRTQLRSTIEPWDSGMWIMQPPPTTPPSP